A window of Rhipicephalus microplus isolate Deutch F79 chromosome 8, USDA_Rmic, whole genome shotgun sequence genomic DNA:
GAGGAAGTACACAGGTGCCGAAATCAAGGAGAAGATGCTGAATGAGCAGCGGCTCTTGAGCGGGCAATTTGAAGCCGCCCATAAAGAGGAGATGGAAAttcgaaccaaagcattaaagCTGCAGGAGAAACTTGTAGATGCAATGgttgattttttttaataaatagtGATGCGATTTCCTGTACTCTTTCCGGCGATTCTTGTGATTGGTGCGTTTTAGTTCACTTGACTGTAGTAGTCCACAAGTGCGGCTCTCATGTCTGCTGCGTTTCCAACTTGGGCTTCTGTTGTGCATGACGGCTGCGGGAAGTCAACGTCTGACTGCTGCACCTCATTTAACCACTGCGGGTGGACATTGTCATTGAAGTGCTCACAAATGTTGCTTAGCATGCAGCATGCCCGTATTACTAAGCGAGCATTGCCTACATGGCACTCCATCCTTTTTGCAGTGAAGCGGAACCTGGCCTTAAGCCTTCCAAATGCATTCTCAACAATTCTCCTGGCTGAACTTAAATGATAGTTGAACTCTTTTTCACTTTCACTAATCTTCCCGCGGTGTCCAAACTGCTTCATCAGGCTGGGTGCCAATGAAAATGCTTGGTCACACAGAATTAGTGGCGGTACTACTGTCCCGGGTATGGTGGCAAGTGGAGCTTTAAAAAGGGGACCCTTAATAGCATTGGAGATTTGCGAATACCCAAACACGTGCGAGTCATGGCAGCGTCCAGGTGCTCCAACGTTGATATACCTGAAGCGGTATCTGTGATCCACAAGTGCCAGCAAGATGA
This region includes:
- the LOC142769171 gene encoding uncharacterized protein LOC142769171; protein product: MREAITPEKRVSIALYKLCSSAEDRTVANLFGVGRSTVNTLYRQFCEAVVAVLEHKWIKMVIAEEMTRHIQEFEAVTGFHQGVGALDGCHFPISPSKEHATDYYNYKGWCSIILLALVDHRYRFRYINVGAPGRCHDSHVFGYSQISNAIKGPLFKAPLATIPGTVVPPLILCDQAFSLAPSLMKQFGHRGKISESEKEFNYHLSSARRIVENAFGRLKARFRFTAKRMECHVGNARLVIRACCMLSNICEHFNDNVHPQWLNEVQQSDVDFPQPSCTTEAQVGNAADMRAALVDYYSQVN